Genomic DNA from Mus musculus strain C57BL/6J chromosome 11, GRCm38.p6 C57BL/6J:
GGTTTGTACATGCAGGAAGACAGCAATACCTCTACAACACTGGGTGTGCATGGCAGGAGGCTTGAGGTTTACTGCCAAGCTTTCTGTCTTTCCCACAGGGGCTGGGGCTTGTGTCTTGCTAAGAGCACTAGAGCCCCTGGAGGGCCTGGAGACCATGCGGCAGCTTCGTAACTCCCTCCGAAAAAGCACTGTCGGCCGTTCCCTCAAGGACCGTGAACTCTGTAGTGGTCCCTCCAAGCTGTGCCAGGCCCTGGCCATTGATAAGAGCTTTGACCAGCGAGACCTGGCTCAAGATGATGCTGTGTGGCTGGAGCATGGCCCTCTGGAGTCCAGTAGCCCAgctgtggtggtggcagcagcccGTATAGGTATTGGTCATgcaggggagtggacacagaagcCCTTGCGCTTCTATGTCCAGGGCAGCCCATGGGTCAGTGTGGTAGACAGAGTGGCTGAACAGATGGATCAGCCTCAGCAAACAGCCTGCTCTGAGGGGCTTTTAATtgttcaaaagtaaaataaatatcccGTTTTTAGAGAACTGTCCCCAAGTCTCAGCCAGAATTTGTGTTCATGCAGTTAATTCTTTATCCGGGTCAGGAAACTGGGTTACCCAGTATGTATGGCAACAGAGAGGAAAAACATCAACGTGCAGGTGTATACACCTAGGAACAGAATGAGCTGAACAGGTGTGTTTAGACACTTTCCAGGGCAGCTCCACAAGGGACCGGCCGGAAAGGGATGACAAGGACATAACCTGTATGTGTATAAAGAAAGGACTTGGACTCTGAAGACAcatcctgggggctggagagatggctaggtggttaagagcacttcctgctcttaaccagaggtcctgagttcaattcccaccaaccacatggtggcatgtaatgccctcttctggtgtctgaagacagcaacagtatactcacatacgttaaataaatacatctttaaaaaaaaaagtcacatccTGGAAGACCTTCTCCAGCTCAGCAATATTAAGCTGCCGTAAGGACCAGATTGAAGAGGGAGGCTGGTGGGTAGGAGAGAGCAATGGTTAACagtgcttcctgctcttctgCTGTTCCCAGCCCCACACCCAATGGCTCACAacctctgtaactctagctccaaggcatgctttcttctgacctctgagggcacacatacacacaaaaccataaataaaaataaatatattttttacaaGTGACATTGATGGCACGCGTgtgtaatcatagcacttggaggacagaggcaggaggatcaggagttcaaggtcatccttaactACAAGGCAAGTGTGAGGTCTCAAGAGAATCACAAAGCCCAACCATGGCTGCCCCATAGCTGCTTCTGACCAGACCGACCGGGCTGGGGCTGCCTATCTTCCTAAGGCCAGTCAGGAACTCTGCGGCAGAAGGGAGGTTGTTTCCATCCACACACAGGCATGCTGCCCGGGCTCATGTGAGCAGTGCCTGGAAGACGGCAATAACAGGGTCCTCATGGGTGGTCACCACCAGCACACTGCGGAATTTGTCAAAGAGCATGAGTAGCTGGGAGCGCCGAGTGTTCTCATTGTACATGATCTCCTCCAGATGGTGGCGGCCACGGAAGTAGTGAAGGAGCCTGGAGGGGACAGGACAGCATGAGCCTAGCCCAAGGCCAATACTACTGAGGACAGCCACTGGTGGGTGAGTCTGCAAACTGCCTGCAGGCTTGTATAGAGCTATGGGATGAGGTCTGAGCatatcctcctccccccccccccccccccccccagtgacagATGGTGGAGGGCCTAAAGAGTCCACAGAGCAGCATGGCTGTGCAGACTCAGAGACACTTGAGCATGAACCCTACTGAAGGGAGGAGTGcgcttctttctgttcttccaCGGCACTGGGGCAATCTACTCTAGGGAGCTTTCTGCAGTTGAGTCCAGCACAAAGAAGGCCAGGGTACAGAAAGGCCTGGATCAGCACTTAGCACTTAGAGCTGCAAAGTCCTCCAACAGACTGCAGTGTTTCTTCAAACAGAAGGACAACCTGACCTCTCTCATAACAACATGCCCTTCCATCACCTAAGGCAGGACGGACATGACAGGCATCAAGCTGCTATGGCACAGGGCCCTAGTTTCCCCCCAGGGCCAACAATCAGGACATAGTCCTGCCGAACCAAGTCTGTCGTCGGAACTTGAGAGCAGTGACATGGAACATCCAGAAGTACTGACTGAGTAAGCGCCCACTAGACCGAGGGGCTGTACCAGAGCCTCCATCCCTACACAGGACAGAGCTCCTGCTGTGCCACACACTAACCCTGGGAGAGACCCACCACTTCCCTGGAGCTGTGGGAGGGTTACCAGTGCTCCCATGCACAATCCCCCCCCTTTCCCACTCAGTCATCTGCTCCCTACCTGGCAAACATGCGGAGGTCCTCAGGGTTTTGGGCTGCAGGCACATTGAGGATAGCAGCCCGCTCATGCTCTGAGAGGCTAGCCAGCAGGTTCTCTGTCATCCTCTTGTTCAGTGGTGAGTCCCCACTGGGGAGCAGCTCAGCACTTGAGTTGTCCATACTGGGGCTGGTAAGGGTCATGTCGTCACTGCTGGCTGTGGGTTGGGATAGGCCAGCTGGATTCCAGTGTACAAAGATGGGAGCACCAAAGGCACTGCCAGCATCCAGAGCCTGGGACCACTGCCACATTCTCCTGCTGGTGCCCAACTGTACAATCTGTCCTCATGCATGAACTCATTGCCAACCCACCACCAAGTGCCTACTGTGTGGCTAATCTGGAATGCAAGGAGCTACCCTATAAGAGTAGCTTCAAGGACCCAGAATGAAAGCATACTGCACACCCATCACACCTCACAGCAGGAATAGGTGTCTTGTTCCACCTCAGCCAACATGGGCTAGCACTAAACAGGTCAAGGTATATGGCCCCCAACACCAGACAGTTGTGGTCTCTGGGATGACAATATGAGGCCCTGCTCTGAGCCCAGGCTGCAGTGGAAGAGTCCAGCTGCGCTGCGGTGGGCAAAAGATGCTCCTGACTACAGCTAGCTGCTCAGGGAAGGAGCCTCCCCCTCAGACCCATGGCAGTACAGGGGAGACAGGAGGGACAGGCAGGTGAGTATAGACATGTAAAAACACCTCTTATTCCAACAGTACCCAGGCTTCTTGGATGTCACCACCAAAGTCTCCCAGCCCCCCATTACCAGACAGATGTCCTGGAAGGGGATCCTACTTGGGGAGCCAAAGCTTAGAGCATTGGGTGTGCTGAGGCTGCGGCCACCAACTCTGGCTGTGAAGGGGACATCATCCTCTCGCAGTCGGGGCTCCTCTTCGCTGGGTGAGGCCATTAGGCAAACATAGGTATGCAGCTGGATGAGGAGCCGGCGCTGCAGCATCCACACCACCATCTGGATGAGCTGGGTCTGTGAGTGAGCAAAGTAAGTCAGCAGATGGGCTGGTTCCCTGACTCAAGCCTTAAGAACAGATTCCTATTCCTGGGGAATAAGAGAGACATGGTCCTTAGCAGCCCCAGTACCTAAACGGGAAGGCCTCCTGTTAGGAAGAAGGGACCCTCAACTGCTGGGTAGCTCTGCAAGGTCAGCATACCCCAGGGAAAACAGTAGGGCCAGAACTCCCAACACACGCCTGGGTTTCCTCCCTTCTCTGAGCCAACTTTCCCTAGAGCCAGATCTGTCCTTGCCACTAAGACCTGCTGCTGTCAGACAGTCCACTGCTAGGCAAGCCCACACAGAGTTCAGAGAGGAAACTGTCATGTGAGTCCTTGGCTCTACCTCAGAGTTTACTTCAAGAAGACAGGTGATTCCAACTGGAAACAGGAAGGGGACCTGCTGTTACTACATGAAGCCAATGGCTCTTCCTTATGAGCATTGGGCCACAGCAATGGAGCCCAGTGCCAGGTAGTACCCAGCACCAATGTTTAAGTATCTCTCAGGCACAGACACCAAGCAGCAAGGTGTGTGAACACAGAACCAGTGCTCACATCTTTGAGAGGCCCAGAAAAGCTGCTGCCCAGGTCACTCATGGAAGGGGGCTGGGTTACTGGGGAGGAAGTTATACATACTAATCATGGTCAAAACCAAATAGAATTCTAAAGAATTGAAGGTATTGTAacacaaaatgtaaaaaataaaacacaaaagcatTATAAGCATTAGACAGTATGTCTCTGGGATGTGGCAAACCAAACAGCTCTATCCCAGGCCCCTGACAAGGCCTGAAGCAGCTGCTCAGACACGGCCTGGAAGATCAGCCGTTATCCAGACAACTGGGAAGTTTCTGCTGGGATGGGAGCACTGCCAAGCCCTCCCCCCCAGAGAGCTGcctgggggagaggagggaggtgcAGAGGCAAAGTGCATCTTTCATCTTCCTGGCTCCCTTCCTGGAAACGAAGGGCTCAGTGAAAGGCAGCTTTAGAACTCTGGCACACTCAgcatgtaaatgagctaaaaacCCAGGATCTTATTCCCATTCACAATTTGAGAAGGGGAAGTATTTGATTTTGAGGACTGGTTTTGCCCAGTGTATCTGGCAGCTATTAAAGCAAATACTTTGCTTTTGAAGATAAACCATGGAGGTCACCCAGCTTGTCTCTGACACCTGTGCTCTTTCCCTAGCTTCCCTCGGAGCTCAAAGCACTTAACACAGGGAAGGGGCAAAGCTGCTCTGACTCCAAGTCACCATCTCACCATCTCTTGAGCATGGGGCAGTGAGAAGTGACTGACAGCCCACTGCAAATTCATCCCCCACACCTTGAGAAGCACCCCCACCACAACCAGCCTCTAATTGCCACCAGCCTTTGTCCTGACTCAGGGCCCCCATCCAAGACTCAACCCTAGCCTGACACTGTAGGTCTTCTTAGGAAAAGGACTCTAGGCCCAGCAACATAGGATTCCACACAAAGATCCCATGGTTCCTAAGCCCCCAGGGGAAGGGATACAGGAACTGAACTGCCTTGGAAAACAGGGCCCAGGCTTAGTGAGAGCAAAGCTGTCGGTACCTCCACCTGTGAGAAGCCCCTGCCCCAGAGGCAGCACAGGGAATCCTGCCAGCCCAGGAAAAGCTAATGCCCTTCTGACAAACATAAACCAGTCCCAGTCCTAGTCCTAAGGATGCCCATGGTGAGGAAGCCTGCAGTGCTTGCTAGTAAATCCCCCAAACCATGGCACAAAGGTAAACAATGCTAAGAGCCTTTGAATCAGGGGCCACTAGGCAGGCAGTTATACCCAGTCTACCTTGTAAGCTACACAGGGGCTCTAATGACTCACCTCCTGTGCAGGGGGAGCCAGAGGGCTCCTGAACTCCGATAAAGAAACAGGCAAGGAAAACTTGGCCAGGACAGATGGCAGGTCATGGGACGGGAACTGCCGGGAGAACTGTTCAGCTAGCGGGGAGTACCTGGGGCAGACAGCCATGGTCAGTGCCCTTCCCATACTCACAGCAACCATCTGGGTGAGCATAATGACAACAGAATATAGTATGGTGATGCAACAGGCCTTCAGATGGCAGAATTATACTGTCCCTTAAGACGTGGCAGGAACCACAGAACCCCTCTGATTTCAGCCAAGGAGAGATGGCTGTACCATGGGCAACACCAAACCAGACTGTGATCTGCATCTGAGCACGATATGGGCAGGCAGCATCAGGATATAGTGAGATCTGGCCTCATGGATTCAAAGCCACTGAGGCCTGGCCACTGGGGGCGCCATTCGCCATTAAAAGGTCCTGCTGGGCTTTTCTAGCTCCAGATTCCAGATTTTTGGCAGCCACTGGTACTTACAGACACACACTGGCATTGGGAGACATGACATAGACGTTGTTCTCACACAGTGGGTAGATGATGACAGCCTTGCCCCAGTATACCAGGTGAGCTGCCAACTGGAAGACCTGCAGACCAAGGAGAGATCGAAGGACTAAACTTGGAGACCACGGTTTTGCTAGGCAGTAGGCACATGAACACAGGGACACTGGAGTGCTTGGAGCATGGGCTGGACGGCTCCAGCAGAAGCACAGCATTCTCTTGTCCACAGACACCAGCACCATACTCCAAAGTCATAAAATATGGAGTCTCATCCTACCTGACCCTGCATACTCAAAGGCCCCTATGCACCCTGCTTTCCCCAGAGACCATCCTCCCATTCTGTTCTCCTGAGGTCTCAGATACCAGGAAATACACAAGAtaccatagcaagttccaggacaaccagggctacagagcaatcctgtctcaaacaaacaaacaaacaaaaaaatctttctcCATTAGCATCTGAGGGCTTAGATCACACAAGTGGGCCACAAGGCCCATCAAAGTGGCCTTGTATCATGTGTGACATTCACTCCTGAGGCAGGTGTTCCCCAAAGGTTCAGCCCCACCCTAGGATCACTGCTCCCCAGAGACATCTACAGGAAACAGCAGTCACAGAAAATAGTGAGGTGAGTTGCAGAGAATGGCCAGGGTGAGACCTCACAGGGTTTCACACGGGCATGCCAGCAGTAAACTCTGATTTAAATCAGGTTCAGCAGGGAGTTAGTTCGGAAGGAAACACCCTCCTCCCTGATCCCAGTCAAGACCTAGACAAGGAAATGGAAGAGACATCAAAGCTTTATCAAAGGACTGTGACAGTGAAGTCAGGCACAGTCCTAGCACAGATTCCTTCAAACAGCCTCTTAGTAAAGCCTTTCTAGACGTGGGGTAGGAAGTGAAAATAGCAGCCCAGACTCCTCAGAACAGCAGCACCGCCCCTCTCTGCGGGCGTTCAGGGACAGTGAGCACATTCAAACCTCTGTGTTTGATACTAGAGGGAAGCACAATGAGCTCCTTGCTGAATCTTGTCCAGCTTAGGATGCCAAGTTGAACTACACAGGCAGCATATGCTAGGTGCTCTCACAGAGCCTATGAAGAGTCAGAGATAGAGAAGGGATAAACTTATCCTGAAAAGAGAAAGGGTTTTGGAAAAAGCAGCCCAATGGGCCCACAAAGCAAAAACCTCCAGTGATGCCAACCCATTTCTCAGCCCCACACAGAGCCAGGAGGCCTAGCCAGAGGGACCTGAGAGGTGTCAGAGCTGTGGCCGCTTCATTCTACTGAGAAGGCTGGCCTTTGAGCAAACTGAGGTCCTGGGTAGGCCTCTGCTACCCTCTGGTGGCCTCAGGGTGCATAGCACTACCAGGTGAGGATACTGGCATTCATTCCCTGGGTCCTGCACCCACAGCCCTGGCACAGGTGACCCAGTCTACACTCCAGGCCCCTGAATCCAGCTTCTTCTGTGCTTTTCCTCCTCTACACTTCAGCTACAGGCCTTCTCTCTGAGCCCAAAGGGCTGCCACACACACTTGCCAAggggctgtctctccagctctgccacaTGTCTTCCGCCACAAGAATGAGGGTATCTTGATGACTCCAGGGCTGGGTTGGATAAAAGGggagaaggagcagaacaaaaggGACCCATGTGGAGCGTACCTCACTTGGATCCTAGCCCCATGGCATCAGAGATGGAAAGAGGCAAACCCGCAGTCCTGCAGGGAAGGTTTGCTCTGAACATCTGATTGGACTTAGTTGTCCTCCAAAACAAGGCTGCATCTCTGCATGTCTCATCATTAAAGACATGTATTTTAGTAAAAACGaaaacaagggggctggagagatggctcagtggttaagagcactgactgctcttccagaggtcctgagttcaattcccagcaaacacatgatagctcaaaaccatctgtaaagggatccaatgtcctcttctggtgcatctgaagacaatgacagtgtgttcacatacataaaataaataaatctttaaagaaaaaaattttttaaaggagaGGTAGGAAAATGTGCAAAAAATAGAAGCCACACAGTAGGTTAAATTACCACTCAAGTCCTCGCTCTCACTTCCCACATGCTTGCTCATAGGCCAGTGTGAGCCTGTGCTGAGCTGGAAGATCCACCATGCACTACTACTTCCCAAGCTGCTCTCCAGGCCTTTGCTGGAGacacttctctcctttctcc
This window encodes:
- the Nprl3 gene encoding GATOR complex protein NPRL3 isoform 3 (isoform 3 is encoded by transcript variant 3), with product MILFNVVFALRANADPSVINCLHNLSRRIATVLQHEERRCQYLTREAKLILALQDEVSAMADANEGPQSPFQHILPKCKLARDLKEAYDSLCTSGVVRLHINSWLEVSFCLPHKIHYAASSLIPPEAIERSLKAIRPYHALLLLSDEKSLLSELPIDCSPALVRVIKTTSAVKNLQQLAQDADLALLQVFQLAAHLVYWGKAVIIYPLCENNVYVMSPNASVCLYSPLAEQFSRQFPSHDLPSVLAKFSLPVSLSEFRSPLAPPAQETQLIQMVVWMLQRRLLIQLHTYVCLMASPSEEEPRLREDDVPFTARVGGRSLSTPNALSFGSPTSSDDMTLTSPSMDNSSAELLPSGDSPLNKRMTENLLASLSEHERAAILNVPAAQNPEDLRMFARLLHYFRGRHHLEEIMYNENTRRSQLLMLFDKFRSVLVVTTHEDPVIAVFQALLT